A genomic region of Paenibacillus sp. PL2-23 contains the following coding sequences:
- the coaBC gene encoding bifunctional phosphopantothenoylcysteine decarboxylase/phosphopantothenate--cysteine ligase CoaBC — protein sequence MIAGKRMILGITGGIAAYKGAALCSKLTQAGADVHVMMTASAAQFITPLTLQTLSRNPVLIDTFDERDPAVVTHIHQADHADLIVVAPATANSIAKLANGLADDMLSTTLLAATCPILIAPAMNVHMYEHPAVVSNIEKLAARGAMFVEPGTGQLACGYVAKGRLAEPEDIVRSIETWFAGSGRLRGKRVLVTAGGTMERLDPVRYLTNDSSGKMGFAIAEAAQRMGADVTLVAGRSTETPPAGVQVVRVASAADMLEAVVEAFPGTDVVIKAAAVADYRPAIVHKQKVKKSGEKLVLELERTTDILATLGERKEHQLLVGFAAETEQVAHYAMDKLKRKNCDLIVANDVSKEGVGFNGDTNAVDVYGPEGLEASFPLLSKREVASRLMALIADRLFQRGGDRS from the coding sequence TGACGCAAGCGGGGGCTGACGTCCATGTCATGATGACGGCATCCGCGGCGCAATTCATTACCCCGCTTACACTGCAGACGCTGTCTCGCAATCCCGTGCTCATCGATACCTTCGACGAGCGTGATCCTGCCGTTGTGACCCATATCCATCAAGCGGATCATGCGGATCTGATCGTTGTGGCTCCCGCGACAGCCAACAGTATCGCCAAGCTGGCGAACGGTCTGGCTGACGATATGCTCAGCACAACGCTGCTGGCTGCAACCTGCCCTATCCTTATAGCCCCGGCCATGAATGTCCATATGTATGAGCATCCCGCGGTCGTCTCCAATATAGAGAAGCTTGCGGCGCGCGGAGCCATGTTCGTAGAGCCTGGAACGGGGCAGCTGGCATGCGGCTATGTAGCAAAGGGCAGGCTCGCGGAGCCCGAGGACATCGTCCGCTCCATCGAGACATGGTTCGCCGGCAGCGGCCGTCTGCGGGGGAAGCGCGTTCTGGTGACAGCAGGCGGAACGATGGAGCGGCTGGATCCTGTCCGATATTTGACGAACGACTCCTCCGGCAAGATGGGCTTCGCCATTGCGGAGGCGGCGCAGCGTATGGGCGCAGACGTTACGCTCGTGGCGGGCCGTTCTACGGAGACGCCGCCCGCAGGCGTCCAGGTGGTTCGCGTTGCTTCCGCCGCTGACATGCTGGAGGCTGTTGTCGAAGCGTTTCCTGGGACCGATGTCGTCATCAAGGCGGCGGCGGTCGCGGATTACAGGCCGGCTATCGTACATAAGCAGAAGGTCAAAAAAAGCGGAGAAAAGCTTGTCCTTGAGCTGGAGCGCACGACGGATATTCTGGCGACGCTGGGTGAGCGGAAGGAGCATCAGCTGCTCGTCGGCTTTGCTGCGGAGACGGAGCAGGTGGCTCACTACGCGATGGACAAGCTGAAGCGCAAAAATTGTGATCTGATTGTCGCCAACGACGTCAGCAAGGAAGGCGTTGGCTTCAACGGCGACACAAACGCCGTCGATGTATACGGGCCAGAGGGTCTTGAGGCGTCGTTCCCGCTGCTGTCCAAGCGGGAGGTCGCGAGCCGACTAATGGCATTGATTGCGGATCGCCTGTTCCAGCGCGGAGGGGACCGTTCATGA